A region from the Nitrospira sp. CR1.1 genome encodes:
- a CDS encoding redoxin domain-containing protein yields the protein MRSGFVQTFALCMAIGLWLGPASADDRLAALKIGRVAPGTMAAPFDLNTLEGPSIELARFKGKVVVVNFWATWCGPCKEEMPAFERLRQQLDPERFAVLTITTDLQREGIRQFLATLHVRLPVLFDDDQAVSQAYLVRALPTTVFVDQQGMLIGRAVGPRDWDAPHAVQALQSLMP from the coding sequence ATGCGATCGGGATTCGTGCAGACGTTCGCCCTATGTATGGCCATCGGACTCTGGCTCGGCCCTGCGTCAGCCGACGACCGGTTGGCCGCGCTGAAGATCGGACGGGTTGCACCGGGGACCATGGCGGCGCCGTTTGACCTGAATACCCTGGAGGGCCCCTCGATCGAACTCGCCCGCTTCAAAGGAAAAGTCGTGGTGGTGAATTTTTGGGCCACCTGGTGCGGGCCCTGCAAAGAAGAGATGCCGGCTTTCGAGCGATTGCGGCAGCAATTGGATCCTGAACGGTTCGCGGTGCTCACAATTACAACCGATCTGCAACGCGAGGGGATCAGGCAGTTTCTTGCCACTCTCCATGTACGGTTGCCTGTGTTGTTCGATGACGATCAAGCGGTGTCCCAAGCCTACCTCGTGCGGGCCTTGCCGACGACGGTGTTTGTCGACCAGCAGGGAATGTTGATCGGCCGCGCCGTCGGACCCCGGGACTGGGATGCGCCGCATGCCGTACAGGCCTTGCAGAGTCTGATGCCATGA
- the secA gene encoding preprotein translocase subunit SecA, with protein sequence MLTQVLNIIFGSKNDREIKALRPIVERINGLETSLTPLSDQALAEKTPEFKKRLEDGDTLDDILPEAFAVCREMSRRRLNMRHFDVQLIGGMILNKGRIAEMKTGEGKTLVATLPLYLNALEGKGAHLVTVNDYLAKRDAQWMAQLYHALGLTVGIIQHDASFLYDPTYEAADKRLQHLRPCSRHEAYRADITYGTNNEYGFDYLRDNLIVSDLSQCVQRPLHFSIVDEVDSILIDEARTPLIISGPTDQTTDLYYRINSIIPQLKPEHDFTIEEKTKTASLTEEGNVRVEKLLGVDNLYDLQHMDLVHHVVKALQAYALYKRDVDYVVKDGEVIIVDEFTGRLMPGRRWSDGLHQAVEAKEGVKIANENQTLASVTFQNYFRMYKKLAGMTGTADTEAGEFAKIYNLDVNVVPTNRSMIRKDYADVVFRTEKEKFTAIVEEIKDCHERGQPVLVGTISIEKSERLAGYLSRNGIKHNVLNAKFHEKEAEIIAQAGRKGAVTIATNMAGRGTDILLGGNADFLFKRILYQDETLTDARKQEIFDEIKADCEKDKQAVVAAGGLHILGTERHESRRIDNQLRGRAGRQGDPGSSRFYLSLEDDLMRIFASERVSQMMLKLGMEEGVPIEHGMVTRAIANAQKKVEAHNFEVRKQLLEYDDVMNKQREVIYQHRHAVLAGEHIQQDIHDMMRDLVNAFVDTYCPVDQYQEEWDFNGLEEALHGQFALDITQGKGRVADHFKDVGRDAIIEEIQTQVRQAYDHKEQELSSELMRYLEKMLLLQVIDHHWKDHLLGMDHLRDGIGLRGYGQKDPLIEYKREGFDMFSSMMERIKSDVLERMFRVQAVRGEQPPPVPEPTPPPQMVLNRSDEPAPQSVQHQADKVGRNDPCPCGSGKKYKKCHGA encoded by the coding sequence ATGCTGACCCAAGTCCTGAACATCATATTCGGCAGTAAAAACGACCGTGAGATCAAGGCATTGCGCCCGATTGTCGAGCGGATCAACGGGCTGGAAACAAGCCTCACGCCGCTGTCCGATCAAGCCCTGGCGGAGAAAACGCCAGAATTCAAAAAGCGTCTCGAAGACGGTGACACGCTCGATGACATTCTGCCCGAGGCCTTTGCGGTGTGCCGTGAGATGTCCCGCCGGCGCTTGAACATGCGGCACTTCGACGTGCAGCTGATCGGCGGCATGATTTTGAACAAAGGCCGGATCGCCGAAATGAAGACCGGTGAGGGGAAAACCCTGGTCGCGACCCTTCCGCTCTATCTCAATGCGCTGGAAGGCAAGGGCGCCCACCTGGTCACGGTCAATGATTATCTCGCGAAACGCGACGCTCAGTGGATGGCCCAGCTCTATCATGCGCTCGGCCTCACGGTCGGCATTATTCAGCACGACGCCTCTTTTCTCTACGATCCGACTTACGAAGCGGCGGACAAACGCCTCCAGCATCTCCGGCCCTGCAGCCGGCATGAGGCCTATCGTGCCGACATCACGTACGGGACCAACAACGAGTACGGCTTCGATTATCTGCGCGACAACCTGATCGTCAGCGACCTCAGTCAATGTGTCCAGCGCCCGCTGCACTTCTCCATCGTGGACGAAGTCGACAGCATCCTGATCGACGAAGCGCGCACCCCCTTGATCATTTCCGGCCCGACGGACCAAACCACGGACTTGTATTACCGCATCAATTCGATTATTCCGCAGCTCAAGCCGGAGCATGACTTTACGATCGAGGAAAAGACCAAGACCGCGTCGCTCACCGAAGAAGGCAACGTCCGGGTGGAAAAACTGCTGGGCGTGGATAACCTCTACGACCTGCAGCACATGGATCTGGTGCACCATGTCGTCAAAGCCCTGCAGGCCTACGCGCTCTACAAACGTGACGTGGACTATGTGGTGAAGGACGGCGAGGTCATCATCGTCGATGAGTTTACCGGCCGCTTGATGCCGGGCCGCCGATGGAGCGACGGGTTGCATCAGGCCGTGGAAGCCAAGGAAGGCGTGAAGATCGCCAATGAAAATCAAACCCTGGCGTCGGTGACCTTCCAGAATTATTTCCGCATGTACAAGAAGCTGGCGGGCATGACCGGCACCGCCGACACGGAAGCGGGCGAGTTCGCCAAGATCTATAATCTGGACGTCAACGTGGTCCCGACCAACCGGTCCATGATCCGCAAAGACTACGCCGACGTCGTCTTCCGGACCGAAAAAGAAAAGTTCACGGCCATCGTCGAAGAAATCAAGGACTGCCATGAGCGCGGACAACCGGTCCTGGTCGGCACCATTTCCATCGAGAAATCCGAGCGTCTGGCGGGGTACTTGAGCCGCAACGGCATCAAACACAACGTGTTGAACGCCAAGTTCCACGAGAAGGAAGCGGAAATCATCGCCCAGGCCGGCCGCAAAGGCGCCGTCACCATCGCTACCAACATGGCAGGCCGCGGCACAGACATTCTCCTGGGCGGCAACGCCGACTTCCTGTTCAAACGGATTCTCTATCAGGACGAAACGCTGACGGATGCGCGCAAGCAGGAAATTTTCGACGAGATCAAGGCCGATTGCGAAAAGGACAAGCAGGCGGTGGTCGCCGCGGGGGGCCTGCACATCCTCGGAACTGAGCGGCATGAAAGCCGCCGCATCGACAACCAGCTCCGCGGCCGCGCCGGCCGTCAGGGCGATCCCGGATCGTCACGTTTCTACCTCTCGCTCGAAGACGATCTCATGCGGATTTTCGCCTCCGAACGCGTCTCGCAAATGATGCTCAAGCTGGGGATGGAAGAAGGCGTGCCAATCGAACATGGCATGGTCACGCGCGCCATTGCGAACGCGCAAAAAAAGGTTGAAGCGCATAATTTCGAAGTCCGCAAACAGCTCCTCGAATACGACGATGTCATGAACAAGCAGCGGGAAGTGATCTACCAGCACCGGCATGCCGTACTGGCAGGCGAGCACATCCAGCAGGACATTCACGACATGATGCGGGATCTGGTCAATGCCTTCGTCGACACCTACTGTCCGGTTGATCAATACCAAGAAGAATGGGATTTCAACGGCCTCGAGGAGGCGCTGCACGGCCAGTTCGCCCTCGACATCACCCAGGGCAAAGGACGTGTGGCCGACCATTTCAAAGACGTCGGCCGCGATGCGATCATCGAAGAAATCCAAACACAGGTCCGGCAGGCTTATGACCACAAAGAGCAGGAACTCAGCTCCGAACTGATGCGGTATCTCGAAAAGATGCTGTTGCTGCAAGTGATCGACCACCATTGGAAAGATCACCTGCTGGGCATGGACCACCTGCGGGACGGCATCGGCCTGCGAGGCTACGGGCAGAAAGATCCGCTGATCGAATACAAACGCGAAGGGTTCGACATGTTCTCCTCCATGATGGAGCGCATCAAATCCGATGTGCTGGAGCGCATGTTCCGCGTGCAGGCTGTCAGAGGCGAACAACCGCCCCCCGTTCCCGAACCGACCCCGCCGCCACAGATGGTGCTCAATCGCAGTGACGAACCGGCGCCACAGAGCGTCCAGCATCAGGCGGACAAGGTTGGCCGAAACGATCCCTGCCCCTGCGGCTCAGGCAAGAAATACAAAAAGTGCCACGGAGCGTAG
- a CDS encoding redoxin domain-containing protein: MDIQLWVCKRGTEMMQGLMRKLIVTALLLSTLAGSALAMGSRPPAAGMPASEFSLTDLQGKAHSLEQYKGKVVLLNFWATWCKPCTSEMPAMQTVYDQLRDKDFVVLAVNELEDEAKVREHIQQYKHTFPVLLDHENRVANQYGVFGLPVSVFIDQQGVVQEYIKGGLLTERKIQEIVSRIQSAAPVKAAALQ; this comes from the coding sequence ATGGATATTCAATTGTGGGTCTGTAAGAGAGGGACGGAGATGATGCAAGGTCTTATGCGGAAATTGATCGTGACGGCTCTCCTCCTCTCAACGCTGGCGGGCTCGGCCCTGGCCATGGGCTCACGGCCCCCGGCTGCCGGCATGCCCGCTTCGGAGTTCTCGCTGACGGATCTCCAGGGGAAGGCGCATAGTCTGGAGCAATACAAAGGCAAGGTCGTGTTGCTGAATTTCTGGGCGACCTGGTGCAAGCCCTGCACCTCGGAGATGCCGGCGATGCAGACGGTCTATGACCAACTTCGCGACAAGGACTTTGTGGTGCTGGCCGTCAATGAATTGGAGGACGAGGCCAAAGTGCGGGAGCACATCCAACAGTACAAACATACCTTCCCTGTGCTCCTCGATCACGAAAACAGAGTGGCAAACCAGTACGGCGTGTTCGGCCTGCCGGTCAGCGTGTTTATCGACCAGCAGGGAGTGGTGCAGGAGTACATCAAAGGCGGGTTGCTGACGGAGCGCAAAATCCAAGAGATCGTCAGCCGGATTCAGAGTGCGGCGCCCGTCAAGGCGGCCGCGTTGCAATAA
- a CDS encoding tetratricopeptide repeat protein, with protein MRHGASGSRPFLTSFLLLCLVVFVTFIPESSAASNASSESARRSYERGVTLFREGNADGAIEALKKALAQNPRLAEAYHVLGLVYFQSKRNPDDAIQAYKQSLKLSAPSAEILNDLADVYLAQGRGNEAEQVLRQVLDIAPGNEEAHLDLAWLYEERHDRANAVKMYQSLLRVRPDHAEALFHLANLYDSQGDLKMAREYLSRLTQANPGHANAWYLLGRLAERGNDLNAAAAAFKEAIAVKADLVDAHYNLGFVYRSQGLLTDAEREFLEVIRYRPEYAEAHSNLGMVYTSLNRLDEAEREHERAVALKPNSAEAHYNLGVFYELHRKDMGRALAQYRRYRDLGGRDERVERIIGVGGP; from the coding sequence ATGCGGCACGGAGCCAGCGGTTCGCGTCCTTTCCTCACGAGCTTCCTGCTCTTGTGCCTGGTTGTGTTCGTCACGTTCATTCCCGAATCATCAGCCGCCTCAAACGCCTCGTCGGAATCGGCGCGGCGCAGTTATGAGCGGGGAGTGACCCTCTTTCGTGAAGGCAACGCCGACGGCGCGATCGAGGCTCTGAAGAAAGCGCTCGCGCAAAACCCCCGGCTAGCCGAGGCCTACCATGTGTTGGGGCTGGTCTATTTTCAAAGCAAACGCAATCCCGATGACGCCATTCAAGCCTACAAGCAGTCGCTGAAGTTGAGTGCGCCGTCGGCCGAGATTCTCAACGATCTCGCCGATGTCTATCTCGCGCAGGGGCGGGGGAACGAAGCGGAGCAGGTGTTGCGGCAGGTGCTGGACATTGCGCCGGGAAATGAAGAAGCGCATCTGGATTTAGCCTGGCTCTACGAGGAACGGCATGACCGCGCGAATGCCGTCAAGATGTACCAATCCTTGCTTCGGGTGCGACCGGACCATGCTGAGGCGCTCTTTCACCTGGCGAATCTCTATGACAGTCAAGGCGATCTCAAGATGGCTCGCGAGTATTTGTCCAGGCTCACGCAGGCCAATCCCGGGCATGCCAACGCCTGGTATCTCCTCGGGCGTCTGGCCGAGCGGGGCAATGACCTGAACGCTGCGGCTGCCGCGTTCAAGGAAGCCATTGCAGTGAAGGCCGACCTCGTCGATGCCCATTACAACCTCGGATTTGTCTATCGGAGCCAGGGACTTCTCACTGACGCCGAGCGGGAGTTTCTGGAGGTGATCCGGTATCGTCCCGAGTACGCCGAAGCTCACTCGAACCTGGGGATGGTCTATACCAGCTTGAACCGGTTGGATGAGGCCGAACGAGAGCACGAACGGGCTGTGGCGCTCAAGCCCAACTCGGCGGAAGCCCACTACAATCTCGGGGTGTTTTACGAACTCCATCGGAAAGACATGGGGCGGGCCCTGGCACAATATCGCCGCTATCGCGACCTTGGCGGGCGTGATGAGCGCGTGGAGCGCATCATCGGTGTAGGCGGGCCGTAG
- a CDS encoding TonB family protein, translated as MEHVLVAQSRQSTRFVTGWGASLVLHACLALVAFGLMPKMSVMEEKKSFTWDVAFVEPPREEVRQEEPAPAPVPQVQPPAPTPVKPRLQPVRAVEPPPQPVERQVETRVIPKVVQREVQPVVETVRPQEQTQPKQDIVQMQAKPVEPREVLQTEPVLRAAAPAEVQRELAPVVEQQVMEAAPVTAQTYQAQPVASTPAVVETAPEPVMTASAAVVRTAPAVEAVSAPSAPVDPVPAVESATAPVSEPVAAPPAPVEPVAAVPAPALVAQPDPAKMEEHQVVAGAAMPKQAAKANYKWVGESLHRRISELRHYPSTARLNGWEGKVVLKVSIRNDGQLNSVEVVKSSGHESLDQAAMEVVRRACPLHMKHELTAPMVVLHLPVSYSLNR; from the coding sequence ATGGAACATGTGTTGGTCGCGCAGTCGAGGCAATCAACCCGATTCGTCACAGGATGGGGAGCCTCGCTGGTCCTGCATGCCTGTCTGGCGCTGGTGGCGTTTGGTCTCATGCCGAAGATGAGCGTCATGGAAGAGAAGAAGTCGTTCACGTGGGATGTTGCGTTCGTCGAGCCGCCGCGTGAAGAGGTGCGTCAGGAAGAACCTGCTCCGGCTCCCGTTCCTCAAGTCCAGCCTCCTGCCCCGACTCCGGTAAAACCACGGCTTCAACCGGTGCGTGCCGTGGAACCTCCCCCTCAGCCGGTGGAGCGTCAGGTGGAAACCAGAGTGATTCCGAAGGTTGTTCAACGGGAAGTTCAGCCCGTGGTCGAAACGGTTCGTCCCCAAGAGCAGACCCAGCCGAAACAGGACATCGTCCAGATGCAGGCGAAGCCGGTCGAGCCGCGGGAGGTGCTTCAGACTGAACCGGTGCTGCGGGCCGCGGCTCCGGCCGAAGTGCAGCGTGAGCTCGCGCCGGTGGTTGAGCAACAGGTGATGGAAGCCGCTCCTGTGACGGCGCAGACATACCAGGCGCAACCGGTGGCCAGCACCCCTGCCGTCGTGGAAACCGCGCCCGAGCCAGTGATGACGGCGAGTGCAGCGGTGGTACGCACCGCTCCGGCGGTCGAAGCGGTTTCGGCGCCTTCGGCCCCAGTAGATCCCGTGCCGGCTGTGGAATCGGCGACTGCGCCTGTCAGTGAACCGGTGGCCGCACCTCCCGCTCCCGTTGAACCTGTTGCTGCGGTTCCTGCGCCGGCGTTGGTCGCGCAACCGGATCCTGCCAAAATGGAGGAACATCAGGTCGTGGCCGGCGCGGCCATGCCGAAACAAGCAGCCAAAGCCAATTACAAATGGGTGGGAGAATCATTGCACCGCCGCATCAGCGAGTTGCGGCACTATCCGAGTACCGCCCGCTTGAACGGCTGGGAAGGCAAGGTCGTGTTAAAGGTGTCCATCCGCAATGACGGACAGTTGAACAGTGTCGAGGTGGTCAAGAGTTCCGGGCATGAATCGCTGGATCAAGCGGCAATGGAAGTCGTGCGTCGGGCTTGTCCTCTGCACATGAAGCATGAACTGACGGCACCGATGGTCGTGTTGCATTTGCCGGTCAGTTACAGTTTAAACCGGTAA